One Ignavibacterium album JCM 16511 genomic region harbors:
- a CDS encoding SGNH/GDSL hydrolase family protein, whose translation MKKLVFVFAALISVSFFINGCVDKSDLTAPTPLNGKSGSADLTKYVAIGNSLTAGYQSGTLFYSAQIYAFPYLIAQQAGVEITGLKVSDPGLGGRLEIKSLSPFTLYTNPNAGSPMNLTLPAPYQNLGIPGALTYDVLFATNKDNCASAVFAGIPNPYFDLVLRNSALNLGTQLQQALAQNPTLITLWIGNNDVLGYATSGGTAPSAPTSATQFQQLFGGICNGIAQAGKQAVVANIPNVSAIPFFTTVGPQIALSTPWSQLAPSGVAGLVYQKTGGTIGVADSLSLLTGTNLVTLRGSSYAPLLGQPTGKFYRDNGIPVPASVDTTKPFGFHPQNPWPNALILDSDEIQVANQAVSDYNNIIAATAANFGFAVVDINSVFNQIRANDFTGGTVFNGITFRTTFVTGGLFSLDGVHPTNQGQAIIANEFLKVINTKYNAQFPLIDVSTIPGSLIFSGKINYQNGYPILPLEVFEHLLF comes from the coding sequence ATGAAAAAATTAGTATTTGTATTTGCAGCTTTAATATCTGTCTCTTTCTTTATTAACGGATGTGTTGATAAATCAGATTTAACTGCACCAACTCCATTAAATGGTAAAAGTGGCAGCGCAGATTTGACAAAGTATGTTGCCATTGGAAACAGCTTAACCGCAGGATATCAGTCGGGAACATTATTTTACTCAGCACAGATTTATGCTTTTCCATATTTAATTGCTCAACAAGCAGGAGTTGAAATAACAGGATTAAAAGTTAGTGATCCCGGATTAGGTGGCAGATTAGAGATAAAATCACTATCGCCGTTTACACTTTATACAAATCCAAATGCTGGTTCGCCAATGAACTTGACATTACCAGCACCTTATCAGAATCTTGGAATACCTGGTGCATTAACTTATGATGTATTGTTTGCAACAAACAAAGATAACTGTGCATCAGCAGTATTTGCCGGAATACCAAATCCATATTTTGATTTAGTTCTTCGCAATAGTGCATTGAATCTTGGAACACAGCTTCAACAAGCCTTAGCACAAAATCCAACTTTGATTACTCTCTGGATTGGAAATAATGATGTATTAGGTTATGCAACAAGCGGAGGAACTGCACCATCAGCACCGACGAGCGCAACACAATTCCAGCAATTGTTTGGAGGAATTTGTAACGGTATTGCTCAAGCCGGTAAACAAGCTGTTGTAGCTAACATTCCAAATGTTTCAGCTATCCCATTTTTTACAACAGTTGGACCACAGATAGCGCTTTCAACTCCCTGGTCACAACTTGCACCTTCTGGTGTAGCTGGATTAGTCTATCAGAAAACGGGAGGTACAATTGGCGTTGCAGATTCTCTAAGCTTATTGACAGGAACTAATCTGGTAACTTTAAGAGGAAGTTCTTATGCCCCGCTGCTTGGTCAACCAACCGGAAAATTTTATCGTGATAATGGAATACCTGTTCCTGCTAGTGTCGATACAACTAAACCTTTTGGATTTCATCCACAGAATCCCTGGCCAAATGCTTTAATTCTTGACAGCGATGAAATTCAGGTTGCTAATCAGGCAGTTTCGGATTATAACAATATCATCGCAGCCACCGCTGCTAATTTTGGTTTTGCCGTTGTTGATATAAATTCAGTGTTTAATCAAATAAGAGCAAATGATTTTACTGGCGGAACAGTATTTAACGGAATAACTTTCAGAACTACCTTTGTTACTGGTGGATTATTTAGTTTGGATGGAGTTCATCCAACTAATCAGGGTCAGGCAATTATTGCAAATGAATTTCTGAAGGTAATAAACACTAAATATAATGCTCAGTTTCCATTGATTGATGTTTCAACAATTCCCGGGAGTTTAATTTTTTCAGGTAAGATAAATTATCAAAATGGTTATCCAATCTTGCCTCTGGAAGTGTTTGAACATTTATTATTCTGA
- a CDS encoding hemolysin family protein, whose product MDSDRIFNLLSFFLLLICSGFFSGSEVAFFSLDKKKIDRHFKNNPVIYRYLLTLINFPRRLLVTILIGNTLVNVALSIIAVILALDLANLFQVNINLAITFQIIITTLLVLLFGELLPKMIATKSTIKFARYAAVPIYITSSILYPLSEFITELIKLSVSKLTFDKSKSALTAEEFSDLASLSTEKGAIDENEKEIINSIVEFRDTTVSEIMTPRVDIVAVSDSKSIDDVIKIISDSGHSRIPVYKENIDVITGVVFAKDLLKFINNEDLKKQTKVNSLLKKVLFVPESKKIGELLREFQSRKIHLAIVVDEYGGTAGLITLEDIIEEVVGDIWDEYDKAEKLIQILSENKFLVSGNILLEDLASELGINFIDEKDPDIDTLAGFILKISGKIPKEADNFIFGNYKLTVKQLDKKRIRKVIIEKLLTK is encoded by the coding sequence TTGGATTCTGACAGGATTTTTAATTTACTTAGTTTTTTTCTTCTGCTGATTTGTTCTGGATTTTTTTCCGGGTCTGAAGTTGCATTTTTTAGTCTTGATAAAAAAAAGATTGATAGACATTTCAAAAATAATCCTGTTATTTACCGATATCTTCTTACGCTGATTAATTTTCCGCGAAGATTACTTGTTACAATACTGATTGGTAATACCTTAGTTAATGTCGCTCTATCAATCATTGCAGTTATTTTAGCTCTGGATTTAGCAAACCTCTTTCAGGTCAACATTAATCTTGCTATAACATTTCAGATTATAATTACTACGCTTCTTGTTCTTTTGTTCGGAGAGCTGCTGCCAAAAATGATTGCAACCAAATCAACTATTAAATTTGCCAGATATGCTGCAGTTCCAATTTATATTACAAGCTCAATTCTTTATCCGCTCTCTGAATTTATTACCGAATTGATTAAACTATCTGTAAGTAAACTTACATTCGATAAATCCAAATCAGCCCTTACAGCTGAAGAGTTTTCTGATCTTGCTTCACTTTCAACAGAGAAAGGAGCAATTGATGAAAATGAAAAAGAAATTATTAACAGTATAGTTGAATTCCGTGATACAACTGTCTCTGAAATTATGACTCCGAGAGTTGATATAGTTGCTGTTTCCGATTCAAAATCAATTGATGATGTTATAAAAATTATTAGCGATTCAGGACATAGCAGGATACCGGTTTATAAGGAGAATATTGATGTTATTACTGGAGTTGTATTTGCAAAAGATTTATTGAAATTCATTAACAATGAAGATTTGAAAAAGCAAACGAAAGTTAACTCACTTCTTAAAAAAGTATTATTTGTTCCCGAATCGAAAAAAATTGGTGAACTGCTCAGAGAGTTTCAGTCAAGAAAAATTCATCTTGCAATTGTGGTGGATGAATATGGCGGAACTGCTGGTTTGATTACTCTCGAAGATATTATTGAAGAAGTAGTTGGAGATATTTGGGATGAATATGATAAAGCTGAAAAACTTATTCAGATTCTTTCTGAAAATAAATTTCTTGTCAGCGGAAATATTCTGCTCGAAGACCTGGCTTCAGAATTAGGAATAAATTTTATTGATGAGAAAGATCCTGATATTGATACACTTGCAGGATTTATTCTAAAGATTTCAGGTAAGATTCCCAAAGAAGCAGATAATTTTATTTTTGGTAATTATAAGTTAACAGTTAAGCAACTTGATAAGAAAAGAATCCGTAAAGTGATTATTGAAAAGCTGCTAACAAAATGA
- the trpS gene encoding tryptophan--tRNA ligase: MADKRILSGMRPTGKLHIGHYVGALENWVKLQHQYQSFYLIADYHVLTTNLDTSDIFDNSIQMLIDWLAAGLDPVKSPMFRQSQIKQHTELHLIFSMLITVNRLERNPTLKDQIRDLNIENVIYGHLGYPVLQTADILLYKGNFVPVGEDQVPHIEISREIARRFNNQYGEVFPEPEPLLTKFARLQGLDGNAKMSKSLGNTILLSDDPDTIKNKLRKAVTDPNKIRKGDPGNPDICLVFSYHKKFNPDEVAEIDKNCRSGALGCVDCKMNCAAKISSFLEPVREKRKYYEDRMNEVLDILHDGENRARAFAEQTMSEVHEKMRLG, from the coding sequence ATGGCTGATAAAAGAATCTTAAGCGGAATGCGTCCGACTGGTAAACTTCATATTGGACACTATGTTGGAGCATTGGAAAATTGGGTAAAACTTCAACACCAATATCAGAGCTTTTATCTGATTGCAGATTATCATGTACTGACAACCAATCTTGATACTTCTGATATTTTTGATAATTCTATTCAGATGCTGATTGACTGGCTTGCAGCAGGACTTGATCCGGTAAAAAGTCCTATGTTCAGACAATCACAGATAAAACAGCATACTGAGTTACATCTAATTTTCAGTATGTTAATCACTGTTAATCGTCTTGAAAGAAATCCAACTTTGAAAGATCAGATAAGAGATTTGAATATTGAAAATGTTATTTACGGTCACCTTGGATATCCTGTTTTGCAAACAGCAGACATTCTTTTGTATAAAGGAAATTTTGTCCCGGTTGGAGAAGATCAGGTTCCGCACATCGAAATTTCAAGAGAGATTGCACGAAGATTCAACAATCAGTATGGAGAGGTTTTTCCTGAGCCGGAACCTTTGCTGACTAAATTCGCAAGACTTCAGGGGCTTGATGGAAACGCCAAAATGAGTAAATCTCTGGGTAATACAATTCTTCTTTCTGATGATCCTGATACAATAAAAAATAAATTGCGCAAAGCAGTAACTGATCCGAATAAAATCAGAAAAGGGGATCCCGGAAATCCGGATATTTGTCTGGTATTTTCGTATCATAAAAAATTTAATCCTGATGAAGTCGCAGAAATTGATAAAAACTGCAGAAGCGGCGCTTTAGGTTGTGTTGATTGTAAAATGAATTGTGCAGCTAAAATTTCATCCTTCTTGGAACCAGTAAGAGAGAAAAGAAAATATTATGAAGATAGAATGAACGAAGTCTTAGATATTCTGCACGATGGTGAAAACAGAGCCAGAGCTTTTGCTGAACAAACTATGAGTGAAGTTCACGAAAAAATGAGATTAGGATAA
- a CDS encoding SPOR domain-containing protein — protein sequence MKRLIFSILILMITFIIFSCTPPQQASEKESIYVFDEQKNDEKIDVNKGGEFPNIDETYFVVQIGAFTSKERAEKFAEVSKSKVNKDIIITYSESNNLYLVQLSPFYKSRQEAELVRDELKVIPEFSDVWIVTVNK from the coding sequence ATGAAAAGATTAATATTTTCTATCTTAATTCTAATGATTACCTTTATCATATTTTCCTGTACACCTCCTCAACAAGCTTCTGAAAAGGAAAGCATTTATGTATTCGATGAGCAAAAAAATGATGAGAAGATTGATGTTAACAAGGGTGGTGAATTTCCTAATATTGATGAAACATATTTTGTCGTTCAGATTGGTGCATTTACTTCAAAAGAAAGAGCCGAGAAATTTGCTGAAGTAAGTAAATCTAAAGTAAACAAAGATATTATTATTACTTACAGCGAAAGTAATAATTTATACCTGGTTCAGCTTTCACCATTTTATAAATCAAGACAGGAAGCTGAGTTGGTAAGGGATGAGTTAAAAGTCATTCCTGAGTTTAGTGATGTCTGGATAGTAACTGTTAATAAGTAA
- a CDS encoding single-stranded DNA-binding protein: MAFSLNKIMLIGNLGKDSETRFTTADNFSVTNFTLATTYSFKNKSGEWTNETTWHNIVAFNLSDFMKENLKKGKKVYVEGRLVKRDYTDKDNVKRYVTEVRAERIIPLDSNADAVKENDVEASSTQEPDIADSAEADDLPF, encoded by the coding sequence ATGGCTTTCTCATTAAATAAAATAATGTTGATTGGCAATCTTGGAAAAGATTCCGAAACAAGATTTACTACTGCAGATAATTTTTCTGTAACTAATTTTACTTTGGCTACAACTTATAGCTTTAAAAACAAGAGTGGTGAATGGACAAACGAAACTACATGGCACAATATTGTTGCATTTAATCTCTCCGATTTTATGAAAGAAAATCTTAAAAAGGGAAAGAAGGTTTATGTTGAAGGAAGACTGGTCAAAAGAGATTATACTGATAAAGATAATGTTAAAAGATATGTAACTGAGGTTCGTGCAGAGAGAATTATTCCGCTTGATTCAAATGCCGATGCAGTAAAAGAAAATGATGTTGAAGCTTCATCAACTCAGGAACCGGATATTGCTGATTCTGCTGAGGCTGATGATTTACCATTCTGA
- a CDS encoding segregation and condensation protein A: MYKIRLEHFEGPLDLLLFFIKRDELNIYDIPISKITKEFLEYVNYIRMLDLETAGEFILMASTLMHIKVRMLLPREVDEKGEEIDPRADLVRALLEYKRYKEVSEELSFLESNQRKISYRGNFSADPIEAPNEYGILLKNVTVYDIAKAFRKVIEGIKPEPVHQIRKINITIEEQMNYILSKINEYTNLHFLTLVHGMKEKIRVVITFIAILELVKMQKIGLKESSNFNDFVIYKINNGKHI; the protein is encoded by the coding sequence ATGTATAAAATTAGGTTAGAACATTTTGAAGGACCTCTTGATTTACTTCTCTTTTTCATAAAGAGAGATGAGTTGAATATTTATGACATTCCTATCTCAAAAATCACAAAGGAATTTCTTGAATATGTGAATTATATCCGAATGCTTGATCTTGAAACTGCCGGCGAGTTTATTCTAATGGCTTCTACTTTAATGCACATTAAGGTGAGAATGCTTTTACCTCGTGAAGTTGATGAGAAAGGAGAAGAAATTGATCCTCGTGCTGATTTGGTTCGTGCATTACTTGAATATAAAAGATATAAAGAAGTTTCGGAAGAATTGTCTTTCCTTGAATCGAATCAGAGAAAAATCAGCTACAGAGGTAATTTTTCTGCTGATCCAATTGAAGCACCGAATGAATACGGAATTTTGCTTAAGAATGTTACAGTATATGATATTGCAAAAGCATTCCGTAAAGTTATTGAAGGAATAAAACCTGAACCGGTTCATCAGATAAGAAAAATAAATATCACAATTGAAGAACAAATGAATTATATTCTCAGTAAGATAAATGAATATACAAATCTTCATTTTCTTACTCTTGTTCACGGAATGAAAGAAAAGATTAGAGTTGTTATCACATTTATTGCAATTCTGGAACTTGTTAAGATGCAAAAAATCGGTTTAAAGGAATCATCAAACTTTAATGATTTTGTAATCTATAAGATTAACAATGGAAAACATATATAA
- a CDS encoding HNH endonuclease, translated as MLIYLGKAEPVLIDEKKALHSVSRTYPWPSIIRISRFIKVPYKKVILTRKNILRRDGYKCAYCGRADIPLTVDHIIPKARGGDDSWENLICACTRCNNVKGDRTPDEANMKLQFKPFKPSHIMFIKNVVGRLDERWKPYLYLS; from the coding sequence ATGCTCATCTATCTGGGCAAAGCGGAACCTGTACTTATTGATGAGAAGAAAGCACTTCATTCTGTAAGTAGAACATATCCCTGGCCTAGTATAATAAGAATCAGCAGATTCATCAAAGTTCCTTATAAAAAAGTCATACTGACAAGAAAAAATATTTTAAGAAGAGATGGTTATAAATGTGCCTATTGCGGTAGGGCAGATATTCCTTTAACAGTTGATCATATTATTCCCAAAGCCCGCGGCGGAGATGATTCCTGGGAAAATCTGATTTGTGCTTGTACAAGATGTAACAATGTTAAAGGAGACAGAACTCCAGATGAAGCTAATATGAAACTACAATTCAAGCCATTCAAACCAAGTCATATTATGTTCATAAAGAATGTTGTTGGTAGATTAGACGAAAGATGGAAACCCTATCTTTATCTGTCTTAA
- the scpB gene encoding SMC-Scp complex subunit ScpB, with protein MENIYKNIIEALIFSSDEPLTNAEIIKAIKGIDGEDAEITAEDINSAIDLLNQEYEATGRAVKIVKIAGGYLFATREEFAKYIGYLSSEKTKRRLSQAALETLAIIAYKQPITKPELESIRGVNSDYILATLLDKKLITISGRAETIGRPLLYTTTDEFLKYFGLNSLSDLPKPREIEEIMQDEDFIEQKNKIMMNAVEESLEKEIESEENSDETE; from the coding sequence ATGGAAAACATATATAAAAACATTATTGAAGCTTTGATATTTTCATCAGATGAACCTTTAACGAATGCAGAAATTATAAAAGCAATTAAAGGTATTGATGGTGAAGATGCTGAGATAACAGCAGAAGATATTAATTCAGCGATAGATTTGCTGAATCAGGAATATGAAGCAACAGGCAGAGCTGTTAAGATTGTTAAGATTGCTGGTGGATATCTTTTTGCTACGCGGGAAGAATTTGCAAAGTATATCGGTTATTTGTCTTCAGAAAAAACAAAAAGAAGATTAAGTCAGGCAGCACTTGAGACATTAGCTATTATTGCATATAAACAGCCAATAACAAAACCAGAACTTGAATCAATTCGTGGAGTAAATTCAGATTACATACTTGCAACTTTACTGGATAAAAAATTAATCACAATTTCAGGTAGAGCTGAAACTATTGGTCGTCCGCTGCTTTACACTACAACAGATGAATTTCTTAAATACTTTGGTTTGAATAGTCTTAGTGATTTGCCCAAGCCGCGTGAAATAGAAGAGATTATGCAGGATGAAGATTTCATAGAACAGAAAAATAAAATTATGATGAATGCAGTAGAAGAATCACTTGAAAAGGAAATAGAGAGCGAAGAGAATTCTGATGAGACTGAATAA
- the ggt gene encoding gamma-glutamyltransferase translates to MLMQISSKLFLFLILVIDFNLFAEAPDPVRGKNGMVVSASKLASEVGVEILKKGGNAIDAAVAVGFALAVTYPAAGNIGGGGFMVIRLKDGTTTTIDYREKAPLNAHEKMFQDSAGNFLPQLSQEGTTSAGVPGSVAGMIYALEKYGTLKLKDVIEPAIRLAEQGFTLDYRLTQSLNYFYEDFLKYPSSQKIFTKNGQPFNEGDLFVQNDLANTLELIAQKGKDGFYKGEVAHKIVNQIQSMGGGITLEDLANYLPVERKPLISSYRDYEIITMGPPSGGGITLIQTLNILENKNFSKDDWGSSDYIHTVTEAFKFSFADRSKHLGDPDFYQVPVDNLISKKYAKELFNKISDKAIPSSQIMPGEFFSLNESKETTHYSVIDKDGNAVSTTTTINSSYGSRIVVEGAGFLLNNEMDDFSSKPGEPNQFGLVGSEANKIEPGKRMLSSMTPTIITKDKKPVLIIGSPGGSTIPTVVCQVILNYLDFGMDIQQAVNAARFHHQWLPDQIDYEEFGIAKDVLDNLIRKGQIIGGKKILGRVEAIAVENNLYLGATDPRGFGAAIGY, encoded by the coding sequence ATGTTGATGCAAATATCTTCTAAGTTATTTCTTTTTCTTATACTGGTCATTGATTTCAATTTATTTGCTGAAGCACCAGATCCTGTTAGAGGTAAAAATGGAATGGTTGTCTCAGCATCTAAACTTGCATCTGAAGTTGGAGTAGAGATATTAAAAAAAGGTGGTAACGCAATTGATGCAGCTGTTGCTGTCGGATTTGCATTAGCGGTAACATATCCTGCTGCAGGCAATATTGGAGGCGGTGGCTTTATGGTAATCAGATTAAAAGATGGAACGACAACAACGATTGATTACAGAGAAAAAGCACCTCTTAATGCTCACGAGAAAATGTTTCAGGATTCAGCAGGAAATTTTTTACCGCAACTCAGTCAGGAAGGAACTACTTCTGCAGGTGTGCCTGGTAGTGTTGCAGGAATGATTTATGCTCTTGAGAAATATGGAACTCTGAAACTCAAGGATGTAATCGAACCCGCGATAAGACTTGCAGAACAAGGTTTCACTCTCGATTACAGATTAACACAATCATTAAACTATTTTTACGAAGATTTTCTTAAATATCCTTCCTCGCAAAAGATATTTACTAAAAATGGCCAGCCATTTAACGAAGGTGATCTGTTTGTACAAAATGATTTGGCTAACACTCTGGAACTTATCGCTCAGAAAGGTAAAGATGGATTTTATAAAGGGGAAGTTGCTCACAAGATTGTTAATCAAATTCAATCGATGGGTGGAGGCATTACCTTAGAAGACCTTGCAAATTATTTACCCGTTGAACGAAAACCGCTTATTTCCTCCTATCGTGACTATGAAATCATCACAATGGGCCCACCAAGCGGTGGAGGAATAACTCTAATCCAAACATTAAATATTCTGGAGAATAAAAATTTTTCTAAAGATGATTGGGGAAGCAGCGATTACATTCATACTGTAACAGAAGCTTTTAAATTTTCTTTTGCTGACAGGTCAAAACATCTTGGTGATCCTGATTTTTATCAAGTTCCTGTTGATAATCTAATATCAAAAAAATATGCAAAAGAATTATTCAATAAAATTTCTGATAAAGCAATTCCATCGAGTCAGATTATGCCAGGAGAATTTTTTTCATTAAATGAGAGTAAAGAAACAACACACTATTCTGTTATTGATAAAGATGGAAATGCTGTCAGCACAACAACCACAATAAATTCATCTTATGGTTCAAGAATAGTAGTCGAAGGTGCAGGATTTTTATTAAATAATGAAATGGATGATTTTAGTTCAAAACCAGGTGAACCAAATCAATTTGGTTTAGTTGGAAGTGAAGCAAACAAAATTGAGCCGGGAAAGAGAATGTTGAGTTCAATGACACCAACTATAATTACTAAAGATAAAAAACCTGTTTTAATCATCGGTTCTCCGGGTGGTTCAACAATTCCAACTGTAGTTTGTCAAGTTATTCTGAACTATCTGGATTTCGGAATGGATATTCAACAAGCTGTTAATGCGGCACGATTTCATCATCAATGGCTGCCTGATCAAATTGATTATGAAGAATTTGGAATTGCAAAGGATGTACTGGACAATCTGATAAGAAAAGGACAAATCATTGGTGGAAAGAAAATTTTAGGAAGAGTTGAAGCGATAGCCGTTGAGAATAATTTGTATCTTGGAGCAACTGATCCAAGAGGATTTGGTGCAGCAATAGGATATTAA
- the acpS gene encoding holo-ACP synthase translates to MVIGIGIDIIEIERIKQSIDRFGDHFIKKIFTENEIKYCSSKFNKYQHYAARFAAKEAVYKALASSWQPIASWKSMEIINESSGIPKLVTFGKLREFLSDDKEIKISISHSDNYVTCVAIVYKKS, encoded by the coding sequence GTGGTAATAGGAATTGGCATAGACATAATCGAAATTGAAAGAATAAAACAAAGCATTGATCGTTTTGGTGATCATTTTATAAAAAAAATATTTACCGAAAACGAAATCAAATACTGTTCTTCGAAGTTCAATAAATATCAACATTATGCTGCCAGATTTGCTGCAAAGGAAGCTGTTTATAAAGCACTGGCATCAAGCTGGCAGCCAATTGCGTCCTGGAAAAGTATGGAGATTATAAACGAATCAAGCGGCATTCCTAAGTTGGTTACATTCGGTAAACTAAGAGAATTTTTATCAGACGATAAAGAAATTAAAATTTCAATTTCACATTCTGATAATTATGTTACTTGTGTTGCAATAGTTTATAAAAAGTCATGA
- a CDS encoding OmpP1/FadL family transporter has product MKKIFTYLVVVLSICTTNIYSGGFQLNEHGAKAVAMGGAFTAVSNDPSAVYWNGAGLSFLRGTHFMLSSHAIQPKSTFRGVLPNVDEYKLIDQTFFPSNFFVSHYINDQWAVGFGFTVPFGLGTKWDNEWIGRYLAVETELQVLTLSPVVSFKPIDQLAISAGFVYSFADVLIERKNPQTPFTGDATIRLEGDDKAAFGYNLGLMYKPIDKLTFGVSYHSQIEYDFQGTATSTGAQQLIDAKRLPMGDIKANLTTPFNLAFGVAYQALDNLLLSADFQLVGWSSYDTLAVDFVDPAYTDVASPRMYEDSYIVRFGLDYKFNQDFSLQGGIYFDKNPVPDEYLNPSLPETDRIGFSIGAEYNLLNNLALSGSYLFIRGAELRVENSKEYYSGNSGFNGVYTTYANVFSLSLLYSL; this is encoded by the coding sequence TTGAAAAAAATCTTTACTTACCTGGTTGTTGTACTGTCAATTTGTACAACAAATATTTACTCGGGTGGATTCCAACTAAACGAACACGGGGCAAAAGCTGTAGCCATGGGCGGTGCATTTACAGCTGTTTCAAACGATCCTTCAGCCGTTTATTGGAACGGTGCAGGATTATCTTTTCTTCGTGGTACTCACTTTATGTTAAGTTCTCATGCCATTCAACCTAAATCTACATTCAGAGGGGTTCTTCCGAATGTAGATGAGTACAAACTGATTGATCAAACATTTTTCCCATCAAACTTTTTTGTTTCACATTATATAAATGATCAATGGGCTGTTGGTTTTGGTTTTACGGTTCCGTTTGGTTTAGGAACCAAATGGGATAATGAATGGATTGGTAGATATTTGGCAGTTGAAACTGAACTCCAGGTTTTAACTTTGTCTCCTGTCGTTTCTTTCAAACCTATTGATCAGTTAGCAATCAGTGCCGGATTTGTATATAGTTTTGCTGATGTATTAATTGAGAGAAAAAATCCTCAAACACCATTTACTGGTGATGCTACAATTCGTCTTGAAGGTGATGACAAAGCAGCTTTTGGATATAATTTGGGTTTAATGTACAAGCCTATTGATAAGTTAACTTTTGGAGTTTCTTATCACAGTCAGATTGAATATGATTTTCAGGGAACTGCAACATCAACAGGTGCGCAGCAACTTATTGATGCTAAAAGATTACCAATGGGCGATATCAAAGCTAATTTAACAACTCCATTTAACTTAGCATTCGGTGTTGCTTATCAGGCGTTAGACAATCTTTTACTCAGTGCTGATTTTCAGTTAGTTGGTTGGTCAAGCTACGATACTTTAGCTGTTGATTTTGTTGATCCGGCATATACAGATGTAGCAAGTCCTAGAATGTACGAAGATTCTTACATCGTAAGATTTGGATTGGATTACAAATTCAATCAGGATTTTTCATTGCAAGGTGGAATTTATTTCGACAAAAATCCTGTCCCTGATGAATATCTGAATCCATCATTACCTGAGACGGACAGAATTGGTTTCAGTATAGGTGCAGAATATAATTTATTGAATAATCTTGCTTTAAGCGGTTCATATCTTTTCATTCGCGGTGCTGAATTGCGAGTTGAGAATTCGAAGGAATATTATTCAGGTAATTCCGGATTCAATGGTGTTTATACCACTTATGCAAATGTATTCTCATTAAGTTTATTATATAGTTTATAA
- a CDS encoding MlaD family protein → MKDQRKTEIKVGITVLAAILIFLWIFGWAKNISIRSSENLIKVSFRNVAGLEIGDPVTVNGFRKGYVNEMKVLPNEVIVEIALDNDVTLKEDARFSISMLDLMGGKKVEIYPGESSVALNLQEIHHGEFLSDIPAVMSLLGSVQDDLVTVLKDVKITLSSMNNYLTDENLSTDVKQSLKNLNTLTSEMNELIKQNKENIRSLTSNALTLTENTNQLIEKNEKNLNELIKNLNEVVSKSNQLLNDVNQITTETLQKQNNLGKILYDEEMIKDIKSSLKQVNELTSILIEQLKGKGINVDANIF, encoded by the coding sequence ATGAAAGATCAAAGAAAAACTGAAATAAAAGTCGGAATAACAGTTCTTGCAGCAATATTAATTTTCCTTTGGATTTTTGGTTGGGCAAAAAATATTTCAATCCGCTCATCTGAAAATCTTATTAAGGTTAGTTTCCGGAATGTTGCAGGATTAGAAATTGGCGATCCTGTTACGGTGAATGGCTTTCGGAAAGGTTATGTGAATGAAATGAAAGTTCTACCGAATGAAGTAATAGTTGAAATCGCTTTAGACAATGATGTTACTTTGAAAGAAGATGCAAGGTTCTCTATCTCGATGCTTGATTTGATGGGTGGAAAAAAAGTTGAAATTTATCCGGGAGAATCTTCGGTTGCATTGAATCTTCAGGAGATTCATCACGGAGAGTTTTTATCGGACATACCTGCAGTAATGTCTCTTCTCGGCTCAGTTCAGGATGATTTGGTAACTGTTTTGAAAGATGTTAAAATTACTCTGTCATCAATGAACAATTATCTCACGGATGAAAACCTTTCGACTGATGTAAAACAATCTCTGAAAAACCTTAACACACTTACTTCAGAGATGAATGAATTGATTAAGCAGAATAAAGAAAATATTCGGTCGCTTACTTCAAATGCTTTAACACTTACTGAAAACACAAACCAGCTTATTGAAAAGAATGAAAAGAATTTGAATGAATTGATTAAAAATTTGAATGAAGTAGTTTCAAAGAGTAACCAATTATTAAACGATGTAAATCAGATTACAACTGAAACTTTGCAGAAGCAAAACAATCTCGGCAAAATTTTATATGATGAAGAGATGATTAAGGATATTAAATCCTCACTCAAACAAGTTAACGAACTGACTTCAATTCTGATTGAGCAATTAAAAGGAAAAGGAATTAATGTTGATGCAAATATCTTCTAA